From the Euphorbia lathyris chromosome 6, ddEupLath1.1, whole genome shotgun sequence genome, one window contains:
- the LOC136233059 gene encoding phosphatidylinositol 4-phosphate 5-kinase 5-like: MRIKKQEFHIREETEGERRVRSKETTMASSSSSSLSRSATLSNFNPKSKLNTNYHVPISIKTLACKIRYHLGRVRLFCVHLRVLVIMSLPCIYLFISYPGRFFILNLFSMLAFSITLVVSINLALPRLPCIGLFLGRSLASVDGLKESKPVIWSIGSKAETEKKQNSGCWVQAYRNGDVYEGEFHKGKCSGSGVYYYSMSGRYEGDWIDDKYDGFGVETWAKGSRYRGQYREGLRHGIGVYRFYAGHVYSGEWSNGYCHGTGIYTCEDGSKYVGHFKTGLKHGFGHYHFRNGDTYAGEYFADKMHGFGVYQFGNGHRYEGAWHEGKRQGLGMYTFRNGELQSGHWQNGILDNPTANKTQSGFPFAVTGSKLLNSVQEARRAAEKAYEVTRVEERVNRTVAGANKAATAARVSAVKAVQRTMTHN, translated from the exons ATGCGTATAAAGAAACAAGAATTTCATATCAGAGAAGAAACTGAAGGTGAAAGAAGAGTAAGAAGCAAAGAAACAAccatggcttcttcttcttcttcttccttgtcCCGTTCCGCTACACTCTCCAATTTcaatccaaaatcaaaattgaataCTAATTATCATGTTCCGATTTCAATCAAAACCTTAGCTTGCAAAATCCGATACCATTTAGGGCGTGTGCGTTTGTTTTGTGTACATTTACGGGTCCTGGTTATCATGTCTCTACCTTGTATTTACTTGTTCATATCATATCCTGGACGTTTCTTTATCCTCAATTTGTTTTCTATGCTTGCTTTCTCAATTACCCTTGTGGTGTCTATCAATCTCGCTCTCCCCCGCTTGCCCTGTATTGGTCTCTTTCTTGGTCGTTCTCTGGCAAGTGTTGATGGTTTGAAAGAATCAAAACCTGTAATTTGGTCAATTGGGTCTAAGGCGGAAACAGAAAAGAAGCAAAATTCGGGGTGTTGGGTTCAAGCTTACAGAAATGGTGATGTGTATGAGGGTGAATTTCATAAGGGGAAGTGTTCAGGAAGTGGAGTGTATTACTATTCAATGAGTGGAAGATACGAGGGTGATTGGATTGATGATAAGTATGATGGGTTCGGTGTGGAAACATGGGCTAAAGGTAGCCGGTACAGAGGTCAATATAGAGAAGGTTTAAGGCATGGAATTGGAGTTTACAGGTTTTATGCAGGCCATGTTTATTCTGGTGAATGGTCTAATGGATACTGCCATGGTACTGGAATTTATACATGTGAGGATGGAAGTAAATATGTTGGTCACTTCAAGACGGGTCTCAAACATGGCTTTGGCCATTATCATTTCAG AAACGGAGACACATATGCTGGGGAATATTTTGCAGACAAGATGCATGGTTTCGGAGTTTATCAGTTCGGGAATGGGCACCGCTATGAAGGAGCATGGCATGAGGGAAAAAGGCAAGGCCTTGGTATGTACACTTTCCGGAACGGGGAACTACAGTCTGGTCATTGGCAAAATGGTATTCTTGACAATCCTACTGCAAACAAAACCCAGTCTGGATTTCCATTTGCTGTTACCGGTTCCAAACTTCTTAATTCTGTCCAG GAAGCAAGGCGAGCTGCGGAGAAAGCATACGAAGTGACAAGAGTAGAGGAAAGGGTGAACAGAACAGTTGCTGGAGCTAACAAAGCAGCCACTGCTGCAAGAGTCTCGGCAGTAAAAGCAGTGCAGAGAACAATGACTCATAACTAA
- the LOC136231921 gene encoding large ribosomal subunit protein eL43 isoform X1, translating to MQTKRTKKAGIIGKYGTRYGASLRKQIKKMEVSQHSKFFCEFCGKYAVKRKAVGIWGCKDCGKVKAGGAYTLNTASAVTVRSTIRRLREQTES from the exons ATGCAGACCAAGCGAACAAAGAAGGCTGGTATCATTGGAAAATATG GTACCCGATATGGTGCCAGTCTGCGGAAGCAGATTAAGAAGATGGAAGTTAGTCAGCATAGCAAATTTTTCTGTGAATTCTGCGGGAAG TATGCTGTCAAGAGAAAGGCTGTTGGAATTTGGGGATGCAAGGACTGCGGGAAAGTGAAAGCAGGCGGTGCCTACACTTTGAA CACTGCTAGTGCCGTGACCGTTAGGAGCACAATTCGGAGGTTGAGGGAACAAACTGAGAGCTGA
- the LOC136231921 gene encoding large ribosomal subunit protein eL43 isoform X2 — protein sequence MTKRTKKAGIIGKYGTRYGASLRKQIKKMEVSQHSKFFCEFCGKYAVKRKAVGIWGCKDCGKVKAGGAYTLNTASAVTVRSTIRRLREQTES from the exons ATG ACCAAGCGAACAAAGAAGGCTGGTATCATTGGAAAATATG GTACCCGATATGGTGCCAGTCTGCGGAAGCAGATTAAGAAGATGGAAGTTAGTCAGCATAGCAAATTTTTCTGTGAATTCTGCGGGAAG TATGCTGTCAAGAGAAAGGCTGTTGGAATTTGGGGATGCAAGGACTGCGGGAAAGTGAAAGCAGGCGGTGCCTACACTTTGAA CACTGCTAGTGCCGTGACCGTTAGGAGCACAATTCGGAGGTTGAGGGAACAAACTGAGAGCTGA